The nucleotide sequence GGCGGGCAGGCGTCGTTGCGGCCGTGCAGCGCCGGTGCGGGCGCGGCGCCGCCGGGATCAGGCGGTCTGCTCCGCGCGCAGAATCTGTGCGGCGCCGGACATGGCGCGCATCTTGGCGTCCGCGACGCCGCGCGGGAGGTACTTCATGCCGCAGTCGGTGGCGATGACGATCCGGTCCGGGGTGGTGTGGTCGAAGGCCCGGCGCACCCGCCCGGCGACGACCTCCGCCGTCTCCGCCTCCGGATCGGACAGGTCGATCACCCCCAGGATGATCGTCTTCCCGGACAGGTCCTGCAGCACACCCAGATCCAGCCCGGACTGCGCCGTCTCGATCGAGATCTGATCCACCGCACAACCGGCCAGCTCCGGCAGGAACGAATACCCCTCCGGACGCTCGTGGATGATCGCCGCATACCCGAAACAGATGTGCACCGCCGTCGTCCCGGAGACACCCTCGAGCGCCGCGTTCAACGCCGCCAGCCCGTAGGCCCGCGCCGCATCCGGCCGCGCCTGCATGTACGGCTCATCGATCTGCACGACGTCCGCACCCGCCGCGTGCAGATCCCGGATCTCGGCGTTCACCGCCGCCGCATAGTCCATCGCCGCCGCCTCGGCATCGGGATAGTGATCGTTCTGCGCCTGCTGGCTCATCGTGAACGGCCCCGGGATGGTGATCTTCGTGCTCGCCAGGGTGTGCTCCCGCAGGAAGCGCAGGTCGTCGACCTGGACCGGGCCACGCCGCCGGATCGGGCCGGTGATCCTCGGGACCGGGTTCGGGTGCCCGCTGCGGTCCAGCGCGGTGCCCGGGTTGTCGACGTCGACGCCGTCGAGCGCGGTGGCGAGGTGGTTGGAGTAGCTCTCCCGCCGCACCTCCCCGTCGGTCACGATGTCGAGCCCGGCCTGCTCCTGGGCCCGGATCGCGACGAGGGTCGCGTCGTCCAGCGCCTCGGGCAGCAGGTCCGGCGCGACCCGCCACAGCTCCTTGGCGCGGACCCGCGGCGGGAACCGGTCGGCCAGCCGGGCTCGGTCGATCAGCCACTCGGGCTGGGCGTAGCTCCCGACCAGCGAGGTGGGCAGCAGGGGAAGCGAGGTCATGGTTCTCCTGGGGATCGACGACAGGATCAGGTGACCGGGACGATCAGGTGACGGTCAGGTTCAGGCAGCGGTCAGGTTCAGGCGACGCCGACGTTCAGGCGACGGTGACGTTCAGGCGACGGTGACGTCCATGGCACCGATCCGGCTGATGCTCATCTCGAGCTTCTCGCCGGGCGAGATCGGCCCCACTCCCGGCGGCGCGCCGGTGAACAGCAGGTCACCGGGGTTCAGGGTCATGATCGACGAGGCGTAGGCGACGATCTGCGCCACCGGGACGACGAGATCGCGGGTGTTCACCGACTGCCGCGTCTCCCCTCCGCACACCAGCTCGATGTCCAGGTCGGAGCCGTCGCCGATCTCGTCGGCGGTGGCGATCCACGGTCCGAGCGGGGTGAAGGTGTCGTAGCTCTTGCGCCGCGAGCGATCGGCCGCGCTGCGCACGGTGATGTCGAGCCCGGCGGTGAAGCCGAGGACGGCATCGAGCGCCGACTCGGCGGGGATGTCCCGGCCGCCGCGGCCGATCACCACCACGAGCTCGGACTCGTGGTGCACCTCGTGCCCGGCGGCGACGACGTCGGGCGGCAGCACGATCGAGCTGCCCGGCCCGACCACCGAGGACGGGGCCTTGAGGAACACGTCGAAGTTCATCATCCAGGACTCGACCCGGCCGAGCGTGCGTTCCTGCACGCCGTGCATCTCGGCGACGTGGTCGGCGTAGTTGGACGCCGCAGCGACGATCTTGGACGGTCCGAGTACCGGGGCCTGCAGCGCGACATCCGATATCGGGACCGGGGTCCCGTTCGCGGCGGCCTCGGCCAGCGCCGGTCCGAGCGTGTCGAAGTCCCGGCACAGGCCGCGCCACCAGCCGGCGGTGACCGGGTCCGGATCGTGCGGCCAGGGCAGCGTGCCGGTCACGTCGACGACCGTCCCGGCGGCGTCGTCGACCACGCCGAGCCGGGCCGCCCCCGCGGGGCTGTCGAACAGTGCGATCTTCACGATGGCCTCCTCAGCGGGGCGGTGCGGCGAGCGGTGCAGCAGGCAGCGGTGCGGCGGGCGGTGCAACAGGCAGCGGTGCGGCGGGCAGCGCAGCCGACGTCGCGGCGGGCGGTGACACCCCCGGGCCGGGGTGCAGCGCGTCCGGTCCGGTTCCGGCCGAAGCGGTCATCGCAGCTTCTCCAGCTCCAGCTCCAGCTCGGCCGGTGGCGTCCCGATCCCGAAGCGCTGCACGCTCTCCAGCAGCGAGACCCGGCGGATGTAGGCACGTGCCTGCTCCGGATCGGCGGCGATGGCCCGCATGTCGTCCTGGTGGCGGCGGCGCACGGTCTCGTCGCGTTCGCGCAACCGGTCGGTGTTGCGCTGGGTGTCGGCCTGCACGTACTCCACGGCGACGGTGCGCCGGATCCGGTCGTAGGCGTCGAGCTCCGGCTCCGGATCGGCGCCCTCGCGCAGGATCCGGGCGATCCGCCGGGTGGCGTCCATCGCGTCGTGGATGCCGGAGTTGAGCCCGACGCCGCCGATCGGTGAGTTGATGTGTGCGGCGTCGCCGGCCAGCAGCACCGGCCCCGCCCGGAACGACGACGCGACCCGCTGGTGCACGCCGTAGACCTGGTGGTCGATCACCGGGTAGTCCTCGGCCCGCGACGCGATGCCCTGCAGCTGGCGCTGCAGCAACTCCGGATCACGGGCCTGCTCGTCGCTCAGCTCCGCCGGCACCGGCCAGACCACCCGCCACGACTCGGGGGTGCGCAGGATGAACAGCCACTGCTCCGGATCGGCCACGTAGTTGACGTGCCCGAGATCGGGGAGCAGTTCCTGCAGGTCGACCGACGTCGAGGTGATGGCGAAGCGCTCGGGATAGGTGAAGCCGTCGAACTCCACGCCCAGCGCCCCGCGCACGGTGCTGCGCGGCCCGTCCGCGCCGATCACGTAGGACGCGGCGATCTCCCGCTCGCCGTCCGGGCCGTGCACGGTGAGCACCGCGCCGGCGTCGTCGAACCGCAGGCCGGTCACCCGGCTACCGAACTCCAGTCGCGCCGTGGGCTCGGCGCGCAGCCGGTCGTAGAGCATCCGGACCAGGTGCTGCTGGTTGAGCTGCAGCCGGTACGGGTAGCGGGTCGCGTCGGAGAGCAACCGGAAGTCGAACTCGGCGACGAGGCCGTCGCGCCGGTCGCGGAACTGGTAGGTCGGCACGACGAGACCCTCGTCGTGCATCTGTCCGGTGATGCCGATGGTCTCGAGCAGCTCGAGGGTCGCCGCGTGGAACGTGCTCGCCCGCCAGTCCGGCCGCGGCTCGTCGTTGAGCTCGACGAGCACCACGGGGACACCGGCGCACACCAACGCCGCAGCGGCCGTCATCCCGACCGGACCACCCCCGACGACGGCGACGGGCCGCTCGCCGGGCGGGTCCGAAAGGAGGGCTGGGTCACGGGTCATGCGGCGAGGTTAACCAGAGTTTTCCGTTATTGGGCACACTCTCGGATATAGTTCCGCTATGTCGAACGAACTGCCGCAACCCACGGAACCGGGGGCCGGATCACCGACCACCTCGGCGGACAACGTCCTGCTGCTGCTCCAGCTCATCGGCGAGCGCCAGGCGCTGCGGGTCGCCGAGGCCGCCGAGCTGCTCGGCGTCGCCCGGTCCACCGCACACCGGTTGCTCACCACATTGCGGCGGCGCGGCTTCGTCAGCCAGGACCGGCCGAACGGCGCCTACCGGCCGGGGCCCGCGCTCTACGAGGTCGGACTCGCCGCCGTCAGCCGGATCGACATCCGGCGGGTCGCCCGCCCGGTCCTGGAACACATCCAGCAGGAGACCCAGGAGACGGCCAGCCTCGCGGTACTGGAGGGCCCGACGATCCGGTTCGTCGACTGCGTGGAGAGCCCCCGCTCGGTCCGGGTCGGCAACCGGACCGGTGTCGTCCGCCCGGCGCACGCCTCCGCGGTCGGCAAGGCGATCCTGGCCGGCCTGCCGGAGGAGGAGATCGACCGCCGCTACCCGGTCGACGAGCTGCCCGCCGCGACCACGCCCGCCGCGATGACCTCGGCGGCCGACCTGCGCACCGAGCTCACCGAGATCCGCGCCCGCGGTTTCGCCCTGAACTGGGAGGAGAGCTCGGACGGCGTGTGCGCGGTCGCCGTCGCGCTGCGCGACACCCTGGGGCATCCGCTCGCGGGCCTCGGCGTGGCCGCACCGAGCAGCCGGATCGGCTCCCGGGAGGCGATCGCCGAGTTCGCCCCGGTGGTCCTGCGCGCGGCCGAACTGGTGCGGGAACGGCTTCGTGGCCCGCACTGACATCGCCATTCCAGAGAAATTCGACTGTGCGGAATAACGTCGAATATAAGTCCACATACGTAGACAGTTCCTCGGGCAGCGACCTACTGTGACTCGCATCTCGACCGGCGAACCAGGAGGCGCGTACCGCCCTCCGACGAGCTGACCTCCGGCACTGCGGCGCCGGTCCGCTCCCCCGCCGCAGTGGCCGCAACGACGCGTTCTGGAGGACCTGTGCGCAAGCGACTGATGGCCGGAGCCCTGGCCGCCACGATGTTCGTGGCGACCGCCTGCGGCTCCGGCGGGGCCGGTGGCTCCGACGACCTGACCGAGGTGACGGTCAACATCGTCCCGTTCTCCCCGAACGCCGTGCTGTTCCTCGGGATGGAGAAGGGGATGTTCGCCGAGCGCGGGATCGAGGTGAACATCCAGCGCGCCGCATCGCCGGTACCGGTGGTGGCATCGCTCGTCGCGGGCCAGGCCGACTTCGGCTTCGTCACGACCCCGGTGCTGATCAACGCCAACCGGGAGGGCACCCCGGTGCAGTGCGTCAGCCCGATCGACGGTCAGGTGAGCCCGGACCGCGATGCGAGCGCACTGGTCGCCTCCCCGGCCAGCGGTGTGCAGGAGCTCGCCGACCTGGCCGGCAAGACGGTCGCCGTCGTCCAGCTCGCCAGCATCAACCTGATCGGCGCCAAGAAGATGATCGAGGACGCCGGCGCGACCGGCACCGAGTTCGTCGCGATGCCGTTCCCGCAGATGCCCCAGGCGCTCGCCGACGGCCGGGTGGACGCGGCCGTGATCACCTCGCCGTATGTCGAGCAGGCCGTCGACGCCGGTGCGGTCACCCTGGCCAACCCCAGCTCGGATCTGCTCCCCAACAGCACCATCTACTGCTACGCCGCCACCGCACAGGCGCTGGAGCGCGATCCCGAGCTCGCCGGCAACTTCCAGGCGGCGATGACCGAGGCGATCGAGTACGCCCGCGACCACGAGCCGGAGACCCTGGAGACGCTCGTCGAACACCTGGACCTGTCCCCCGAGGAGGCCGCGTCCCAGGTGATCCCGAGCAACTGGGTGCCCGAGATCAACGTCGAGTCGATCGGCACGATCCAGGACCTCATGGCGGAGCAGGGCT is from Pseudonocardia autotrophica and encodes:
- a CDS encoding 5-methyltetrahydropteroyltriglutamate--homocysteine methyltransferase, with amino-acid sequence MTSLPLLPTSLVGSYAQPEWLIDRARLADRFPPRVRAKELWRVAPDLLPEALDDATLVAIRAQEQAGLDIVTDGEVRRESYSNHLATALDGVDVDNPGTALDRSGHPNPVPRITGPIRRRGPVQVDDLRFLREHTLASTKITIPGPFTMSQQAQNDHYPDAEAAAMDYAAAVNAEIRDLHAAGADVVQIDEPYMQARPDAARAYGLAALNAALEGVSGTTAVHICFGYAAIIHERPEGYSFLPELAGCAVDQISIETAQSGLDLGVLQDLSGKTIILGVIDLSDPEAETAEVVAGRVRRAFDHTTPDRIVIATDCGMKYLPRGVADAKMRAMSGAAQILRAEQTA
- a CDS encoding fumarylacetoacetate hydrolase family protein, whose translation is MKIALFDSPAGAARLGVVDDAAGTVVDVTGTLPWPHDPDPVTAGWWRGLCRDFDTLGPALAEAAANGTPVPISDVALQAPVLGPSKIVAAASNYADHVAEMHGVQERTLGRVESWMMNFDVFLKAPSSVVGPGSSIVLPPDVVAAGHEVHHESELVVVIGRGGRDIPAESALDAVLGFTAGLDITVRSAADRSRRKSYDTFTPLGPWIATADEIGDGSDLDIELVCGGETRQSVNTRDLVVPVAQIVAYASSIMTLNPGDLLFTGAPPGVGPISPGEKLEMSISRIGAMDVTVA
- a CDS encoding FAD-dependent oxidoreductase, translated to MTRDPALLSDPPGERPVAVVGGGPVGMTAAAALVCAGVPVVLVELNDEPRPDWRASTFHAATLELLETIGITGQMHDEGLVVPTYQFRDRRDGLVAEFDFRLLSDATRYPYRLQLNQQHLVRMLYDRLRAEPTARLEFGSRVTGLRFDDAGAVLTVHGPDGEREIAASYVIGADGPRSTVRGALGVEFDGFTYPERFAITSTSVDLQELLPDLGHVNYVADPEQWLFILRTPESWRVVWPVPAELSDEQARDPELLQRQLQGIASRAEDYPVIDHQVYGVHQRVASSFRAGPVLLAGDAAHINSPIGGVGLNSGIHDAMDATRRIARILREGADPEPELDAYDRIRRTVAVEYVQADTQRNTDRLRERDETVRRRHQDDMRAIAADPEQARAYIRRVSLLESVQRFGIGTPPAELELELEKLR
- a CDS encoding IclR family transcriptional regulator, with product MSNELPQPTEPGAGSPTTSADNVLLLLQLIGERQALRVAEAAELLGVARSTAHRLLTTLRRRGFVSQDRPNGAYRPGPALYEVGLAAVSRIDIRRVARPVLEHIQQETQETASLAVLEGPTIRFVDCVESPRSVRVGNRTGVVRPAHASAVGKAILAGLPEEEIDRRYPVDELPAATTPAAMTSAADLRTELTEIRARGFALNWEESSDGVCAVAVALRDTLGHPLAGLGVAAPSSRIGSREAIAEFAPVVLRAAELVRERLRGPH
- a CDS encoding ABC transporter substrate-binding protein, whose translation is MRKRLMAGALAATMFVATACGSGGAGGSDDLTEVTVNIVPFSPNAVLFLGMEKGMFAERGIEVNIQRAASPVPVVASLVAGQADFGFVTTPVLINANREGTPVQCVSPIDGQVSPDRDASALVASPASGVQELADLAGKTVAVVQLASINLIGAKKMIEDAGATGTEFVAMPFPQMPQALADGRVDAAVITSPYVEQAVDAGAVTLANPSSDLLPNSTIYCYAATAQALERDPELAGNFQAAMTEAIEYARDHEPETLETLVEHLDLSPEEAASQVIPSNWVPEINVESIGTIQDLMAEQGSIDSTVEPGDLVWRPGATG